Proteins found in one Panicum hallii strain FIL2 chromosome 4, PHallii_v3.1, whole genome shotgun sequence genomic segment:
- the LOC112889872 gene encoding uncharacterized protein LOC112889872 isoform X2: MATLRPRIRAVPLRPLLLFLLVPLIYSVSRLHPWSPEKGVCLPPPTAPKRPDHLVLGPAAGQGRHDRLQCHGLKALNNIGISSDRNYSGEHISFVTVFTTYGSVPDGDGKVPSDTVTVGNHSYSKIERSMAILNTFTNFIKVSMPRSNVIILTDPDSKFSVSQGSATLMPIEGNYSRGNLMLQRIKSYIAFLEQKLVEFDRVEGFNHFVLTDSDIAVVDDLGHIFKKYPHCHLALTFRNNKGQPLNSGFVAIRGTRDGITKAVAFFKQVLEAYNLKYMKASRMLGDQLALAWVVKSHLPSALRKFSKHEAFTGEVNGASVLFLPCAVYNWTPPEGAGQFHGMPLDVKVVHFKGSRKRLMLEAWNFYNSTSKLSDMMCLILRSGRTKYDF, translated from the exons ATGGCGACACTGAGGCCCCGAATCCGCGCCGTCCCCCTCCGCCcgttgctcctcttcctccttgtCCCGCTCATCTACTCCG TGTCCAGGCTGCACCCGTGGTCTCCGGAGAAGGGCGTGTGCCTGCCACCTCCCACGGCGCCGAAGCGGCCTGACCACCTCGTGCTCGGCCCCGCCGCCGGACAGGGCCGCCACGACCGCCTCCAGTGCCACG GACTTAAAGCTCTGAATAATATTGGCATATCAAGTGACAGGAACTATTCTGGAGAACATATTTCTTTTGTTACTGTATTCACAACCTACGGTTCTGTCCCAGATGGAGATGGCAAAGTTCCATCTGACACTGTAACTGTTGGAAACCATTCTTATAGCAAGATCGAGAGGTCCATGGCCATTTTGAACACTTTCACCAATTTCATAAAG GTATCAATGCCAAGAAGCAATGTGATCATATTGACTGATCCTGATTCAAAATTTTCAGTAAGTCAAGGGAGCGCTACACTAATGCCTATTGAAGGAAATTATTCTCGGGGAAATTTGATGCTTCAAAGAATCAAGTCCTACATT GCATTTCTGGAGCAAAAGCTTGTGGAATTTGATAGGGTGGAAGGGTTCAATCATTTTGTTTTAACTGATTCTGATATAGCAGTGGTTGACGATCTTGGACATATATTCAAAAAATATCCCCATTGTCATCTGGCTCTTACCTTTCGTAACAACAAAGGTCAACCCTTGAACTCTGGGTTTGTTGCGATAAGAGGCACGAGGGATGGCATCACTAA AGCAGTGGCATTCTTCAAACAAGTCCTTGAAGCTTACAACTTAAAATATATGAAGGCTTCTCGAATGCTTGGTGACCAATTAGCATTGGCATGGGTTGTGAAATCTCATCTACCATCGGCTTTAAGAAAATTTTCTAAGCATGAAGCATTTACAGGTGAAGTTAATGGAGCATCTGTTCTCTTCTTGCCTTGTGCTGTTTATAACTGGACTCCACCTGAGGGTGCTGGACAGTTTCATGGTATGCCCTTGGATGTTAAG GTTGTCCATTTCAAAGGTTCAAGGAAACGTTTGATGCTTGAGGCATGGAATTTCTACAACTCAACCTCTAAATTATCTGATATGATGTGCCTAATCTTGAGAAGTGGAAGGACAAAATATGACTTCTAA
- the LOC112889872 gene encoding uncharacterized protein LOC112889872 isoform X1, which produces MIKKYEDRNAITAELAASNCNTLIICPPPPTRRGPPPPLFLRPHGDTEAPNPRRPPPPVAPLPPCPAHLLRLHPWSPEKGVCLPPPTAPKRPDHLVLGPAAGQGRHDRLQCHGLKALNNIGISSDRNYSGEHISFVTVFTTYGSVPDGDGKVPSDTVTVGNHSYSKIERSMAILNTFTNFIKVSMPRSNVIILTDPDSKFSVSQGSATLMPIEGNYSRGNLMLQRIKSYIAFLEQKLVEFDRVEGFNHFVLTDSDIAVVDDLGHIFKKYPHCHLALTFRNNKGQPLNSGFVAIRGTRDGITKAVAFFKQVLEAYNLKYMKASRMLGDQLALAWVVKSHLPSALRKFSKHEAFTGEVNGASVLFLPCAVYNWTPPEGAGQFHGMPLDVKVVHFKGSRKRLMLEAWNFYNSTSKLSDMMCLILRSGRTKYDF; this is translated from the exons ATGATAAAGAAATACGAGGACAGAAATGCTATTACCGCGGAACTAGCTGCGTCTAACTGCAATACGCTCATCATTTGCCCTCCGCCGCCGACGAGAAGaggccctccgccgccgctgttcCTCCGGCCTCATGGCGACACTGAGGCCCCGAATCCGCGCCGTCCCCCTCCGCCcgttgctcctcttcctccttgtCCCGCTCATCTACTCCG GCTGCACCCGTGGTCTCCGGAGAAGGGCGTGTGCCTGCCACCTCCCACGGCGCCGAAGCGGCCTGACCACCTCGTGCTCGGCCCCGCCGCCGGACAGGGCCGCCACGACCGCCTCCAGTGCCACG GACTTAAAGCTCTGAATAATATTGGCATATCAAGTGACAGGAACTATTCTGGAGAACATATTTCTTTTGTTACTGTATTCACAACCTACGGTTCTGTCCCAGATGGAGATGGCAAAGTTCCATCTGACACTGTAACTGTTGGAAACCATTCTTATAGCAAGATCGAGAGGTCCATGGCCATTTTGAACACTTTCACCAATTTCATAAAG GTATCAATGCCAAGAAGCAATGTGATCATATTGACTGATCCTGATTCAAAATTTTCAGTAAGTCAAGGGAGCGCTACACTAATGCCTATTGAAGGAAATTATTCTCGGGGAAATTTGATGCTTCAAAGAATCAAGTCCTACATT GCATTTCTGGAGCAAAAGCTTGTGGAATTTGATAGGGTGGAAGGGTTCAATCATTTTGTTTTAACTGATTCTGATATAGCAGTGGTTGACGATCTTGGACATATATTCAAAAAATATCCCCATTGTCATCTGGCTCTTACCTTTCGTAACAACAAAGGTCAACCCTTGAACTCTGGGTTTGTTGCGATAAGAGGCACGAGGGATGGCATCACTAA AGCAGTGGCATTCTTCAAACAAGTCCTTGAAGCTTACAACTTAAAATATATGAAGGCTTCTCGAATGCTTGGTGACCAATTAGCATTGGCATGGGTTGTGAAATCTCATCTACCATCGGCTTTAAGAAAATTTTCTAAGCATGAAGCATTTACAGGTGAAGTTAATGGAGCATCTGTTCTCTTCTTGCCTTGTGCTGTTTATAACTGGACTCCACCTGAGGGTGCTGGACAGTTTCATGGTATGCCCTTGGATGTTAAG GTTGTCCATTTCAAAGGTTCAAGGAAACGTTTGATGCTTGAGGCATGGAATTTCTACAACTCAACCTCTAAATTATCTGATATGATGTGCCTAATCTTGAGAAGTGGAAGGACAAAATATGACTTCTAA
- the LOC112890993 gene encoding histone deacetylase 2-like, whose protein sequence is MQNTCTRNQGWTGPPRKWCSTSAPNPPGTATAVPLFLFRVTRAPELRQDSPAGGAGRTPRPFGSSSTPHLATRALSYSASPSCWRRMASSSSSPAPAPAGESLRQKRILSSKLYLDVPSSKAPVVYSPAYDISFLGFEKLHPFESAKWGRICRYLTREGHLEKKKLVEPLEACKEDLLVVHTEKYLNSLKSSYRVASIVEVPPVSLVPNWIVHKKLLYPFRKQVGGSILSAKLALERGWSINVGGGFHHCSAEEGGGFCAYADISLCIQFAFVRLNISSVLIIDLDAHQGNGHEKDFANDGRVYILDMYNAGIYPFDFTAKQYIDQKVELVSGTKTDEYLEQLDNALEVCKSRFQPQLIVYNAGTDILDGDPLGKLEISPEGVVTRDEKVFRFAKDQNIPVLMLTSGGYMKSSARVIADSIINLSNKNLIELGNQLG, encoded by the exons ATGCAAAATACTTGCACAAGAAATCAGGGATGGACCGGACCGCCGCGCAAATGGTGCAGCACGTCAGCACCGAATCCTCCAGGCACCGCCACCGCTGTTCCGctcttcctcttccgcgtcacgCGCGCGCCAGAGCTGCGGCAGGATTCCCCGGCGGGAGGCGCAGGCCGCACGCCGCGACCATTCGGCTCCTCGTCCACCCCACACCTGGCCACACGGGCCCTCTCCTACTCCGCCTCCCCCTCCTGCTGGCGGCGgatggcctcctcctcctcctcgccggccccggccccggccGGGGAATCCCTGCGCCAGAAACGCATCCTCTCCAGCAAGCTCTACCTCGACGTGCCCTCCTCCAAG GCGCCAGTGGTCTACTCGCCGGCCTACGACATCTCCTTCCTGGGGTTCGAGAAGCT GCACCCGTTTGAGTCCGCCAAATGGGGCCGCATCTGCAGGTACCTCACCAGAGAAGGGCACCTGGAGAAGAAAAAGCTCGTGGAGCCATTGGAAGCCTGCAAGGAGGATTTGCTAGTG GTGCACACGGAGAAGTATCTGAACAGCCTCAAAAGCAGCTACAGAGTTGCCTCCATTGTAGAG GTCCCTCCTGTGTCGCTTGTCCCTAACTGGATCGTGCATAAAAAGCTACTATACCCGTTCCGGAAGCAG GTGGGTGGGTCAATTTTGTCAGCCAAACTTGCACTCGAGAGAGGATGGTCCATTAATGTTGGTGGAGGATTTCACCATTGTTCGGCAGAGGAAGGGGGTGGATTTTGTGCGTACGCTGACATCTCTCTCTGCATCCAGTTTGCTTTTGTCCGTCTAAACATTTCAAG TGTATTGATCATAGACCTGGATGCTCACCAAGGAAATGGGCATGAAAAAGATTTTGCTAATGATG GAAGAGTTTACATTTTGGACATGTACAATGCTGGAATTTATCCCTTT GATTTCACTGCTAAGCAATACATCGATCAAAAAGTTGAATTAGTT AGTGGTACAAAAACAGATGAATACTTGGAGCAACTTGACAACGCCCTTGAG GTATGCAAAAGTAGATTTCAGCCCCAGTTGATTGTTTACAATGCTGGAACAGACATCCTAGATGGTGATCCATTGGGCAAATTGGAG ATAAGTCCTGAGGGCGTGGTTACCAGAGATGAGAAGGTGTTTAGATTCGCGAAAGATCAAAACATTCCAGTCCTCATGCTGACATCAG GAGGCTACATGAAGTCAAGCGCTCGAGTAATCGCTGACTCGATCATCAATCTCTCGAATAAAAACTTGATAGAACTAGGCAACCAGCTGGGTTGA